The Bacillota bacterium genome includes a window with the following:
- a CDS encoding Gfo/Idh/MocA family oxidoreductase, translating to MIRLKRIGAGIIGLHNHYHAFPMADYMKQGIPGVELVAVADERELELTRFAETYGVAGVYSDYHELLKRKDIDLVIVTSDTGAHCEHVLAAAAAGKHILLDKPISLSLKEADEMITAAEKADVKFMMAYLIRFNSVYLKVKQLIDTGVIGRVTSVYQSIRCPLSFITSSPYTSSPGWYVEPSRCGGGGFLDHGVHYTDYLRWLLGSEAVSVIGKVANLAYKDIPVDDYGIAIYEFNSGVIATVESTWHAADWYGPLSSPEQCVITGTEGEIVVHYQKSPQLEVSSRKAPYRGRTYFDWEGDERYNICYKSIVEHMVECIREDKVPSVTGKDGRLALEMILAAYEASRTGQIIRFPFEKRCCSAVEILNGDNGA from the coding sequence GTGATTAGACTGAAAAGAATTGGGGCCGGCATCATCGGCCTGCACAATCATTATCATGCTTTCCCGATGGCTGATTATATGAAACAGGGTATTCCTGGTGTTGAACTTGTTGCTGTTGCGGACGAAAGAGAGTTGGAGCTCACCAGGTTTGCGGAAACGTATGGCGTGGCAGGGGTTTACAGTGACTATCATGAGCTTTTAAAGCGCAAGGATATTGATCTCGTAATCGTAACCTCCGATACAGGGGCTCACTGCGAACACGTCTTAGCCGCGGCGGCTGCGGGGAAACACATACTTTTGGATAAGCCTATTTCGCTCTCGCTAAAAGAGGCAGATGAAATGATAACCGCGGCGGAAAAGGCCGATGTAAAATTCATGATGGCCTATCTAATTCGGTTCAACTCAGTCTACCTGAAGGTAAAGCAGCTAATTGATACAGGAGTCATTGGCCGTGTAACCTCGGTCTATCAATCAATTCGTTGTCCCTTATCATTTATCACGTCTTCTCCTTACACTAGTTCTCCTGGTTGGTATGTAGAGCCGTCTAGATGTGGAGGCGGTGGATTTCTAGATCACGGTGTACACTATACCGATTACTTGCGCTGGCTTCTTGGCTCGGAAGCTGTTTCCGTTATAGGTAAAGTAGCGAACTTAGCTTATAAAGATATTCCCGTTGACGATTATGGCATTGCAATTTATGAATTTAATTCAGGCGTCATTGCTACGGTGGAAAGCACCTGGCACGCTGCGGATTGGTACGGCCCGCTATCCAGTCCAGAACAGTGTGTTATCACCGGAACCGAAGGTGAGATTGTCGTCCACTATCAGAAAAGCCCGCAATTAGAAGTGTCCTCACGGAAGGCACCTTATCGCGGTCGTACATATTTTGACTGGGAAGGAGACGAACGTTACAACATCTGTTATAAATCCATCGTGGAGCATATGGTCGAATGTATCCGGGAAGATAAGGTCCCGAGTGTAACGGGAAAAGATGGACGATTGGCTCTTGAAATGATATTGGCCGCATATGAGGCATCGCGAACTGGGCAGATAATCCGGTTTCCATTTGAGAAACGGTGTTGTTCGGCAGTGGAAATTCTGAATGGCGATAATGGCGCATAA
- a CDS encoding Gfo/Idh/MocA family oxidoreductase, which translates to MRRIGVGMIGCGFWATQMHLPSFCSIPEARLVAVADSVEQAAADAARRFGAERYYSNYRQILEDPEVDLVDICTPNDLHASVAIEAAEAGKHIICIKPLGRTIEEAQAMVTAADKAGVLLMYAENVLFIPALTRAKEIINSGGIGDVFRVKACEGTPGPHRRWFLDKDKTGGGCVIDMAVHSLSFCRWVADSPVERIYAEIGTFVHSIPAEDTSVVTLRFKNGVIGQAEDSWSLVGAMDSRFEIFGTKGRILVDNLYSHPLRVFSDSGYALGEANVARGWSHPMPLDGSILDGHLAMLRHFVQCAMKGEAPLQSGRDGLEIMRLVCAAYESARSGRAVSLTDFE; encoded by the coding sequence GTGAGAAGGATAGGGGTAGGTATGATCGGATGCGGCTTCTGGGCAACTCAAATGCATCTCCCATCTTTCTGCTCAATACCGGAGGCGAGGCTGGTGGCCGTTGCCGACTCTGTGGAACAGGCTGCGGCTGATGCCGCACGAAGATTTGGGGCTGAACGGTATTATAGCAATTATCGACAAATTTTAGAGGATCCGGAAGTCGATCTAGTGGATATTTGTACACCCAATGATTTGCATGCTTCAGTGGCAATCGAAGCGGCAGAAGCCGGCAAACATATAATCTGTATCAAGCCCCTCGGTCGGACTATAGAAGAGGCTCAGGCTATGGTCACGGCTGCGGACAAGGCTGGCGTTCTTCTCATGTATGCGGAGAATGTTCTTTTCATTCCTGCGCTCACCCGTGCAAAGGAAATAATCAATAGCGGTGGAATCGGAGATGTCTTCCGTGTTAAGGCCTGCGAGGGGACCCCTGGTCCGCATCGGCGGTGGTTCCTCGACAAGGACAAAACGGGTGGGGGTTGTGTAATTGACATGGCGGTTCACAGTTTATCCTTCTGCCGCTGGGTGGCGGACAGCCCTGTAGAGCGAATTTATGCTGAAATTGGAACCTTCGTCCATTCGATACCAGCGGAGGATACTTCCGTGGTCACTTTACGCTTCAAAAATGGCGTTATTGGACAGGCTGAAGACAGTTGGTCGCTAGTAGGGGCTATGGATTCTCGATTTGAGATCTTTGGAACAAAGGGACGGATCCTGGTTGATAATCTGTATTCACACCCCCTTCGCGTCTTTAGTGATAGCGGGTATGCCTTAGGTGAAGCCAATGTAGCAAGAGGTTGGAGCCACCCCATGCCGCTGGATGGAAGCATTTTGGATGGCCATTTAGCTATGTTGCGGCACTTTGTGCAATGCGCTATGAAGGGGGAGGCTCCCCTGCAAAGTGGCCGGGATGGGCTTGAGATTATGAGACTGGTTTGCGCCGCTTACGAATCTGCACGTAGTGGGCGTGCTGTATCATTGACTGATTTCGAATAG
- a CDS encoding Gfo/Idh/MocA family oxidoreductase, which produces MPDKLGVGMISYAHVHAQFRSRALCEIPEVSIKAIADDNEARGRAAASEYGAPYYYSDYRSLLDRKDIGLVFIHSETNRHAEIAIAAAEAGKHVFCEKPMTTSMRDARRIMDAVRRTGVRFTMGFCSRFMPEAERAKEIVDSGVLGDITMARAIIGLAGVAEIGCPPDMVEWMLDPERSGGGAFIDEGSHGIDLLRWLMGDIESISAFVSKTVRKDLPLEDTATAILRFKNGAIGELSTSWNLNIDIRMRNVIELYGSLGTMLIELTTPLPAVKVYTRESLPATLAGWVNPYIIPQEVEPHNYLSWPTHVQHYRNEVRDVIWRFLDGREFRVKGEDGYAALEAILAGYVSAREGKEIKLPLMD; this is translated from the coding sequence ATGCCTGATAAACTTGGGGTGGGGATGATAAGTTACGCTCATGTTCACGCTCAATTTCGTAGTAGGGCGTTGTGTGAGATTCCCGAAGTGAGTATAAAGGCCATTGCGGATGATAATGAGGCGAGAGGAAGAGCCGCGGCCAGTGAATATGGAGCACCTTATTACTATAGCGATTATCGGTCATTACTCGACCGGAAGGATATCGGCCTGGTATTTATTCATTCAGAGACGAACCGCCATGCCGAGATCGCTATTGCAGCTGCGGAAGCAGGGAAACACGTTTTCTGTGAAAAACCGATGACGACATCGATGAGGGATGCTCGAAGGATCATGGATGCCGTGCGTCGCACGGGTGTACGATTCACCATGGGATTTTGTAGTCGATTCATGCCCGAGGCCGAAAGGGCAAAGGAAATCGTTGATTCGGGAGTATTAGGGGATATCACAATGGCCCGTGCCATCATTGGGCTTGCTGGTGTAGCTGAAATTGGCTGTCCACCTGACATGGTTGAGTGGATGCTGGATCCTGAACGTTCCGGGGGTGGGGCATTCATCGACGAGGGATCTCATGGTATCGATTTGCTCCGATGGCTAATGGGAGATATAGAAAGCATAAGCGCTTTCGTGAGTAAAACCGTTAGAAAGGATCTACCCCTCGAAGATACTGCAACAGCTATACTTCGATTCAAGAATGGTGCTATTGGTGAACTCAGCACCAGTTGGAATTTAAATATTGATATTAGAATGCGTAACGTCATCGAATTATACGGTAGCCTTGGTACGATGTTGATAGAGTTAACCACTCCTCTGCCGGCGGTAAAGGTATATACCCGGGAGAGCTTGCCGGCTACCCTTGCGGGCTGGGTTAACCCCTACATTATTCCCCAGGAAGTTGAGCCGCACAATTACCTGAGTTGGCCGACACATGTCCAACACTATAGGAACGAAGTGCGCGACGTCATTTGGCGTTTTCTTGACGGTCGAGAGTTTCGAGTTAAGGGAGAGGACGGATATGCTGCGCTTGAGGCTATCCTGGCTGGCTACGTTTCTGCGCGGGAGGGGAAAGAAATTAAACTGCCGCTTATGGATTGA
- a CDS encoding TIM barrel protein: MRIGINLWTLWGFEKPRLIDASVLKELHSFGADAIEWVLDEGHCNYAAFMAQKPRLQDAIASIGMKATSVASGLFWKYNLSSTREEVRRKGLEVVRAECEVASAFGAKVVLVIAGLPESGATYREQMDAAIRTLSEAGRIAAEYGVIVGIENVWSGFIASPSEYATLLDRVDSPHVKAYLDIGNALAAGLPEQWLEAVQGRIALVHVKDFNLQDGSRRGWRICGRGNMAWTEILSALRKTGYDGYLIVETPPDFPIGEDIRIDHGLAAARESVGFLRRLLTAG; this comes from the coding sequence GTGCGCATCGGCATAAATTTATGGACCTTGTGGGGTTTCGAGAAACCCCGGTTGATAGATGCATCAGTTCTCAAAGAGCTTCATAGTTTTGGGGCAGATGCGATCGAGTGGGTTCTTGATGAAGGACACTGTAATTACGCCGCTTTCATGGCTCAAAAGCCAAGGCTACAGGATGCCATCGCATCTATTGGCATGAAGGCGACCAGCGTTGCCTCAGGCTTGTTTTGGAAGTATAACTTGAGTTCCACCAGGGAGGAGGTACGGCGCAAGGGCCTGGAGGTGGTTCGAGCGGAATGTGAGGTAGCATCCGCCTTCGGGGCAAAGGTCGTCTTAGTGATTGCCGGACTACCCGAATCAGGGGCCACTTATCGGGAGCAGATGGATGCGGCTATCCGTACGTTGAGCGAAGCTGGAAGGATCGCTGCCGAGTACGGGGTCATAGTTGGTATTGAGAACGTCTGGAGCGGGTTTATTGCGAGCCCGTCGGAGTATGCTACTCTTCTCGACCGCGTTGATAGTCCTCACGTCAAGGCGTACCTTGATATAGGTAACGCTCTCGCGGCTGGCTTGCCTGAACAGTGGCTGGAGGCCGTTCAGGGTCGCATAGCTCTTGTTCATGTTAAGGACTTTAACCTACAGGATGGATCCCGCCGGGGGTGGCGCATTTGTGGGCGTGGCAACATGGCCTGGACGGAAATCCTATCGGCATTGCGGAAGACTGGCTATGATGGATATCTGATAGTGGAGACCCCCCCTGATTTCCCCATAGGGGAAGATATAAGAATTGATCATGGACTGGCGGCCGCCAGAGAGAGTGTTGGGTTTTTAAGGCGTTTATTAACGGCGGGCTAA
- a CDS encoding cellulase family glycosylhydrolase, which translates to MKIIKKQGFNIVKFWAMWSWMHRADGSVDFAELDELMDLAAENGLNVDLNIILENSPYWLEERYPEARYMAHDGTIVQLQAASNTPSGGWPGLCIDHEGVRKAAGQFLRAVVERYKDHPALYVYDVWNEPHMEPVWYYPDKLFCYCESSRLKFKAWLQDRYKTLERLNEAWVRQYNSWDQVEPPRVFQGYPDMLDWRTFWLENLAQWLAWKVAQVKALDQNHPVMTHVAHSAYSGLLPTHLWDEWLLTGHVDLFGTSSFPKWLMDNDPVEHLFHLDAVGAASGQKRFWQTELQGGFGQSLGLSRTKIPSAGDSRIWNWHVLITGAKGLMYWQWRPEMLGPESPGFGLCDLRGRPSTPRAQVAAEMAGFISSHPIFDESEPVNPEIGILVSRDIALFNYAAEKTMELYAQALLGAYRAFFDENVPVSLVHTDKLMEVLHEGKLKCLYVPFPIMLREETAGLLKQFVKDGGTLVCEACPGHYKEGGWCSQQIPGDGLDEVFGAEEVQTDRLDTVVMNIENLTLVEPGFNSTILGCLYKEELRTLSPTAKVVGRHVDGTAAALLNSYGKGKACLIGSFPSIAYAKTRDRKTRGLITLGKGLRTIQANVNGSTNVKTRLHRASQSYVLFVVNYDHQDEEVTIDLQGVAFSRAIDLKSMTPAATDGFSISIKVPGQDGKAIQLLE; encoded by the coding sequence TTGAAAATCATCAAGAAACAAGGATTCAATATCGTTAAATTCTGGGCTATGTGGAGCTGGATGCATCGCGCAGACGGCAGCGTGGATTTCGCGGAGCTTGATGAACTCATGGATCTTGCGGCGGAGAACGGGTTGAATGTGGATCTCAATATTATTTTAGAAAACTCGCCCTACTGGCTCGAAGAAAGGTATCCGGAGGCCAGGTATATGGCCCACGACGGGACGATCGTTCAACTCCAGGCGGCATCGAATACCCCGTCCGGAGGATGGCCTGGACTTTGCATCGATCATGAGGGAGTCCGAAAGGCCGCAGGCCAATTCCTCCGTGCCGTAGTTGAGCGTTATAAGGATCATCCTGCTCTATATGTATACGATGTATGGAATGAACCACACATGGAGCCAGTGTGGTATTACCCAGATAAGCTGTTTTGCTACTGCGAGAGTTCCCGATTGAAATTCAAGGCCTGGCTTCAGGATAGGTATAAGACTCTGGAGCGGCTGAATGAGGCCTGGGTACGGCAGTATAATAGTTGGGATCAGGTTGAACCCCCGCGCGTATTTCAGGGGTACCCAGATATGTTGGATTGGCGTACCTTCTGGTTGGAGAATCTTGCTCAGTGGTTAGCTTGGAAGGTTGCCCAGGTTAAGGCGCTGGATCAGAACCATCCAGTCATGACACATGTCGCTCACAGCGCATATAGTGGACTCCTGCCTACGCATTTGTGGGATGAGTGGTTACTTACTGGCCATGTTGATTTATTTGGAACTTCTTCCTTCCCCAAATGGCTTATGGACAATGACCCAGTTGAGCATCTGTTCCATCTTGATGCTGTAGGTGCAGCCTCCGGTCAGAAGAGGTTCTGGCAGACCGAACTGCAGGGAGGGTTTGGACAGAGTCTTGGCTTGAGCCGTACTAAGATTCCAAGCGCCGGAGATAGTAGGATATGGAACTGGCATGTATTGATCACCGGTGCTAAAGGCTTAATGTACTGGCAATGGCGCCCGGAAATGCTTGGTCCGGAATCGCCAGGCTTTGGCCTTTGTGACCTCCGGGGGCGCCCCTCCACACCACGGGCTCAGGTAGCGGCTGAAATGGCGGGTTTTATTTCATCTCATCCGATTTTCGATGAAAGTGAACCCGTTAACCCTGAGATCGGGATTCTTGTTTCCCGCGACATCGCGTTGTTCAATTACGCCGCGGAAAAAACAATGGAGTTATATGCACAAGCCCTGCTTGGGGCATATAGGGCCTTCTTCGATGAGAACGTTCCGGTATCTCTTGTGCATACAGATAAACTCATGGAGGTTTTACATGAGGGGAAATTGAAATGTCTATATGTGCCTTTCCCCATAATGTTACGTGAGGAGACTGCAGGCCTGCTTAAACAGTTTGTAAAAGATGGCGGTACTTTAGTATGTGAGGCTTGTCCCGGCCATTACAAGGAGGGGGGGTGGTGCTCGCAACAGATCCCGGGTGATGGACTAGATGAAGTATTTGGGGCTGAGGAAGTCCAGACGGATCGACTTGATACGGTGGTTATGAATATAGAGAACCTTACGCTCGTGGAGCCTGGTTTTAACTCCACGATTTTGGGATGTCTCTATAAGGAGGAGCTCAGAACCCTTTCCCCCACAGCTAAGGTTGTAGGCCGCCACGTGGATGGTACGGCAGCAGCTCTATTGAATTCCTATGGTAAAGGGAAGGCGTGCCTAATTGGGAGTTTTCCTAGTATAGCTTACGCAAAAACGAGAGACCGGAAGACGCGAGGACTGATTACTTTAGGTAAAGGGTTGCGCACCATACAGGCAAACGTTAACGGATCTACTAATGTGAAAACCCGGTTGCATCGGGCATCCCAAAGTTACGTCCTATTTGTTGTAAATTACGACCATCAGGACGAGGAAGTTACTATTGACCTTCAAGGGGTTGCTTTTTCTCGAGCGATCGATTTAAAGTCCATGACGCCAGCTGCAACAGATGGATTTTCTATAAGTATTAAAGTTCCCGGCCAAGATGGTAAGGCTATACAATTACTTGAATAG